DNA from Rubripirellula lacrimiformis:
GAACAACACCCCTAGGACGATGAACACACCGACCAAGCCACCGATTGCATTGACTGCCTTCTGAGCCTCGCGCTCTTCAGCCTCCTGGACTGGCGGCCTGTAGACCGAATCGACGGGGTTGGATTCCCATGACCCCGGTTTGGCAAACCAAGCTTTCCAAGGGTGACTGACGGTGACCTTGGTGTCCGCTGCGATCTGCTTGGCAAGCCCGTCGTCACCGGCCGCTTTGGCTTCGGCGATCTCGGATTTTGCATCGGCCGCGCGCTGCACTTGGTCGGCCAAGTCGGCTGGCCGCGAAATCCAAACCGCCCCGAATGACAACAGCAACAACAACCCGCCACACCAAATCGCCCACCAGTCCTCGGCGGTTTTCATCTCACGGAAAGTACTGTGTCGTGGATTGGGTGCGTCGGTCGACATGGCATTTCAAAACGGAAGGGAGGGAAGGCGGGGCGGGCGGGGCGGGGCGGGGCAGCGTGCCCAAGTCAAATTTCTTAGTAGCTCTTAGTAGCGGGGGACGGACTGATCGACCAATTGGCTCCAGGCATCGATGCCACCAGCCATGTTCTGGACACGTGTGAAACCGGCAGACTGCAAGGCGCGAGTGACATGCATGCTGCGTCCACCATGGTGACAGTGCACCACAATGTGATCGTCGCGGTGCGGATCCAAATCGGCCATCCGATCCGCCAACTGGCTCATCGGGACCAGCCGACTTCCCGGCAGTTTGGCAAAGTCGTATTCGTCTTGTTCGCGCACGTCCAGCAAGACGAAGTCGTCGCCCCGCTGTTGCATCGCAGCCACCGTGGTGACGTCGACTTCGATCGGCAGGTCGGACGCA
Protein-coding regions in this window:
- a CDS encoding rhodanese-like domain-containing protein, with translation MSDSPTPDASDLPIEVDVTTVAAMQQRGDDFVLLDVREQDEYDFAKLPGSRLVPMSQLADRMADLDPHRDDHIVVHCHHGGRSMHVTRALQSAGFTRVQNMAGGIDAWSQLVDQSVPRY